In the Deltaproteobacteria bacterium genome, AGTAGTCCACCAGCGATGCGACGGTGCCGTTCACCAGCCACAGGTTACCCAGCGCGGCGAGCGCCGCCACAAAGACCAACTCGAGTTGCGCACGCCATCCCCACGGGAGGACCGCCGCTGTCGTCATCATCGCGCCGATGCTGAGCAGGCGGTAGATGGCGACGTCATGCGACATCGCTCCCGACGCGGCGGTGAGCACAGCGATCGCGCTCAGACTGAGAACCAATACGGTGACCGCGTGGCCAGCCGCGACCCGTCGTCGTAGCGCCAGCCACGCCCCGGTGACGACGGCGATTTGCCCTGCCTTCAACAGATAGAGAGCGGGAATATCCGGCTCGCGAAACGCCGCGTTGGCAAACGCGAAGACCAGATTGGACACCAAAATGATGCCGAACACGATCCGTGCGCGTTCAGCCAACAGCTCCCGCGACGCGAGGGGCGCGGGCTCAGGTTCTTCCGCGTTCCTGGCCGTCACGCTGGCGAGCGTAACATAGATTACGGTTGCTCGGTACGGACTATCATTGGGCTAGTGGCCGGGCTAGCGCTCGGCATGCGCAGCCGGCCGCTGCAGGTCCCGTTCGATCACCGCAATAATATTGTCGCTGACGCCGTCGAGGATCTGCGAGTAGAGGTCGCGCAAGGCCAGAATGCCATCGGCCTGGTCGCGCCCAGTCACCGTGCGGCTCTCATCGACGAATTCCTCGCCGATCACGGAGCCGTCGGCGCTGCGCCGCACATTGAGGTGCAGCGCCAAACGCGCGGTCGCCGCTTGCTCGGTGCTTAACTCGATGGTTTGCACCAAGGCTTCGATGACGTACGGCGGCCGCGGGTTGGCCTCGCGCCGCACGGTTTCGAAGCGGCCGGTGGCTTCGAGGCGGGAGCGCAAGCCCTGCGCCAGCATGCGCCCGGGTGTCGTGGTCCATTGCAAGTTGCGACTCGAGACGACTTCCACCGGTGACTTGCGGATCACCAAGCGCAGATGATCGTATGCCGCGATGCAACTGAAGTCGGGCACCAGGATCGACGGCAGTTGCGCCCCCTCCTTCTTCGCTGCTGCGGTTGGTCGGATCTCGAAGTAGCGGACCTGCGGCGCACTCAAGCTGCACCCGACCAGCACGATCACGAGCCCGCTCACTCCCCGCAGCGCGCGCCTCATCTATTCCTCCTGCTCGGTGGGACGAATCAACAGTGACGGATTCTCGCGAATGGCGCGGGCAAATTCTTCGAGATTCTCCGCCGTCGCCCGCAAGCTATTCGAGATGCGCCGCACATCCTGGCCCGACGCGCTGAGTACCAACGTGAGTTGATTCATCGTGTCGGTGAAGCTGCGCAGCGCCGTGCGGACTTCCGCCGACATCTGCTCGGCATGCTCGCCACCCAACATCGTATTGGCCGTCTGCAGCGTGCGGCCAAGCTGATCGACAGCGGTCTGAATCGGGCCGTCCGCGCGGGTGAGCGTTTGCAGGTTGACGACCACCTTGTGAGTGTCGCCGGCCACCGACGTCACCGCGCCACTGGCATTGCGGATCGCGACCGCCGCATCGCCGAGATCTGTCATCAGCGGGTTGAGCCGCTCGCTGGCTTTGACGAATGCCGGCATCGCAGTGTCGAGGTTTTCGAGCACGTCCTTGAGCTTGCCGGTCGCCGACTCGATGTTTTCGAGCGATTGTTTGAGATTGCCGACGCTCTTCGCCTCGGTGAGGTTGAGGATGCGGTTGAGTACTTCATCGGCCTTGAGCGCGATGTCTTCGGCCTTGCCGGTGATCGTACTGAGCACGGAAGATCCACCGGGAATCTCGCCGCCCGGCGGGACGAGTTCGGCGTCAGCAGTGCCGCCGGTGATCTCGACAAACATCAACCCGGTGATGCCCGATCCCGACAGTGAGGCGCGCGCGTTCTTTCGAATGGGCGTGCCGTGATCGAGGCTGAGTTCGACCGCGACCTTGTCGACGCCGTCGGTGCGCACGCGGAAGGAGTCGATGCGCCCGACGCGCACGCCGAGCATCTTCACCGCGGCGCCGACTTCGAGCCCCGATACGGTTTCGCTGAAGACCGTCGTGTAATAGTCGCGCTGCTGGAGAAATGCCCGGCCCGAGATGATCACCAAGGCGATCAGCAGCAAGCCGAAGGCGATGGCGATGAAGAGGCCGAGTCGAGCGGTCTGCGCGCGCGTTCTCATGCGGCCGCTCCACGCGCCGCCACCAGGCCCAACGCTTCCGCCATGTTCAAGCCGTGGCTTGGCGGCGCGACATCTTCGCTGAAGAACCCGTCGATCCACGGATCGCCGAGCGCGCGCACCGCGGCGACGCTGCCGTCGGCTGCGACGGTGCCGTTGCGCAGCAAGACGACCCGATCGGCGATGCGCTTGACGCTGGCGGGATGGTGCGTGACGACGACGAGCGCGGCGCCGATGTCGTCGCGCAGCCGCACCATCAGTTCGTCGATCGCCACCACGGTGGCCGGATCGAGGCCCGACGACGGCTCGTCGCAGAACACCAACCGTGGTTCGTGGACCACCGCGCGCGCCAACGCGGCGCGCTTCTGCATGCCGCCGGAGAGTTCGCGCGGATAGTTGGTGACGGCATCGCCGAGGCCGACCTGCGCGAGGCGCGTGCGCGCCAAGCTACGGATCATGTCGGGCGTCAGATCGCCACGCTGCGTCAGCGGCAACGCCACGTTCTCTTCGGTGGTGAGCCCGCCCAGCAGCGCGCTGTGCTGGAACAGCATTCCCATCTGCCGCGCCACTTTTGTCCGCTCGGCCTCGTCGGCGTGCATGAGATCGACGCCCAAGACCCGGATCGTGCCGCGGGTCGGCGTCACTAGTCCGAGCATGGCGCGCAAGCTGGTGGTTTTTCCGCTGCCGCTGCCGCCAATCAGGCAGACCACTTCGCCGGCGTGGATCGTCAGCGTCAAGCCGTGCAACACGCGGTGTTCGCCGAATTCGACGACCACGTTCTCGGCTTCGATCAGTGCTTCCTTCGTCATCTCACGAGCGTCTCGATTGTCACGTAGATGCCGTCGACCAAGATGATGAGGAACAACGACGCCACCACTGCGTTGGTGGCCGCGCGGCCCACGTCCTCGGCGCCGCCGCGCAAGCGCAAGCCGAAGTGGCAGCCGACGCTGACGATCACGATAGCGAACAGCACGCTCTTAATCATGCCCGTCATCAAGTCCCACGGCACCAGCGCGCTGGTGAGTTGGGCGTAGAACGCATCGGGCGAGAGATCGAGGTAGCCGACCGCAATCAGGAAGCCGCCGAGCACGCCGAAGCAGTTGGCGAGCATGGTCAGCGCCGGTACGCCAACCACCGTGGCAAACGCCTTCGGCACGACGAGATACGGCACCGGGTCGATGCCCATCACGCGCAACGCGTCGATTTCTTCCTCGACCGCCATGGTGCCGAGCTCGGCGGCCATTGCCGAACCGCTGCGGCCGGCGATCAGGATCGCGGTGATCAGCGGTCCCATCTCACGCAGCACGCCGAGGCCGACCAGATTCGCGATGAAGATGCTGGCGCCGAACTGGCGCAACTGATCGGCGGCTTGAAAGGCGGTGACCAGTCCGACCAGGAGCGATACGACGGCGACGATCGGCAAGCCTTCGTTGCCGATCGCGATCGATTCCCGCACGAATTGCCCGGGACGCCACGGTCCCCGCCGCAGCAATCGGCAGGCGCTCCAGTACGCCGTATCCGCAATGAGAGAGATGAAGTCGACGCACTGCTCGGCCACGTCTTCGGCAATCGAACCGAGGAACACGAACAACGAGGAATGGTGTTCGGCGCCTTCGCCGTGCATGTGAGGTGCCGGCAGATGGCTGAGTTCTTCGAGTTGGGCGGGTGACACGCCGCGCAGTGAGAAGCTGAGCCCGGCCTGCTCGGCGACGGTCTTCAGACTCAAGAGGGCGGCGGCACCGTTAGAGCCGATGGTGGCGCAGTCACGCAGGTCCACAGCGAGTCCGTGCCGCTGCGTCAGTTCGGCGTGCCCTTGCGCGAGCAAGCGCTTGGCGCCGGCCATCGTCCGCACTTCCGCGGGCGCCGCCACCGCCGCTTCGTCAGCCCCCGCCTCGCTAGCCATGAGACTCGCGTCGCATCCCGGCGCTTGCGTAGCACAGGACGCGGCGCGGAGCACGCGCCCGAAACATTGGATGCCATCGGGAAATCGGTTTACCCGAGCCATCGTTGCCCCTACAATGGCCGCTGTGAGTTCTCCGGCGATGCGGTCAATTTGGCTTCTCGTCCTGGCGCTGTCGATTGCGCCGGGCGTCTTCGCGCAATCGTACGTCGCCGACGAGCGGCTGCGGGCGAACCGCCTGGCGACGTTGAAGGAGCAACTGGGCAATCGAACGGACGCAACGTTCACCCAGGCGCTCGATGCGCTGGTCGCGAGTGACGCACCCGGTACATTGGACGTGTGGGAGCACGCGCTCGCGACGACTGACGGCGCGCGCCGGCCTGAGCTACTGCGGCGCTTCGCGGCCGTGCGGGATCGGCTCACGCGCCGCGAACGGATTGCACGCGTCGTGCGCCTGGCGACTTCGCGGGCGCAGTTGGCGCGCGTGCAACAAGCGCTCGAAGAACAGGGCGGTCCGCTCAATCTGACGCTGTGGCACACCGATGGCGATCACGTCGTGGTGGCGCTGTCACCGGCGGCGTACGAGCGTTTGGCTGCTGCTGGTATTGCGGGAGATGTGTTGTTCAATTCCGTGAGCGAGTGGCAGCACGCGCAGCGCAGAGGCGCCGCGACTGCGGTGCGAATCATGCCGCACTATCAATCGAACGCGGCGGCGAACGACCATCGGGCGCGCATTCTCGTGTTCGATCTCGCTGCCGGCCCTGTCGATGCGGCGCAGTACCTCCTCGCGGACCACGAGAACGTCGTCGCCCGCAACGACCGCTATCTCGCCTACCTCGACATCGTTCCACGACACCACCGGCACATCTATCTGCGACAGCGATACCGCCAGCATGGGTTGCGTATCGTCGCCATGTTGCCGGTCGACCGGTTCGACACCGCCGGGCGCCGGTTCTTCCCGGAGCTGGAAGGATCAGCATTGACGATTGGCAGCGCGGCCAGCCTCGACGGGCAGTTTCATTCGTACGCGGAAGTGGCGGCGGAACTGCAGGATCTCGCTGCGCGCTATCCCGGTATCGCATCGCTGAGCAGCCTGGGGCCGACGTATGAAGGCCGCGAGATCTGGGCGCTCAAGATCAGCCGTGACGTGACGGTCGACGATCCGAACAAGCCCGACGTGCTCTTCACCGGCTGCCACCATGCGCGCGAGTGGATCTCGGTCGAGCCGCCGATGTATTTCGCGCATCGGTTGCTCGATGACTACGCGACCGACGACAGCGTTCGGTACTTCGTCGATCATGCCGAGATCTGGATCGTGCCGATCGTCAATCCCGACGGCCTCGCCTACAGCCAGCGCTCGGCGAATTCGGCCGGCGATAGCGTCCGGTACTGGCGCAAGAATCGGCGACCGATCAGGACCGCGAGCTGCGGCAGCGGTGTCGGGGTCGACCTCAATCGCAACTACAACTTCATGTGGCGCCTCGCGAGCGATCGCCCGTGCCCGACGACGTTCGACGATCAGGGCGCCAGCGATGACCCCGGCGACTTCCAACTCTATCGCGGCCCGAGTCCGCTGTCGGAATTGGAAGTGCAAGCGATCGCTGCACTGACCGCGAACCCGGCGCACAATTTCATCTCCCGCGTCGACTTCCACAACTACAGCCAGCTCGTCCTCTATCCGTGGGATTTTGGCACGAGTCCGTCGGCGGATGCGAATACGCAGGCGCAATTGGGTGCAATGCTGGCGCAGCGTCTTTCAGCGACCAATGGCGTTCACTACACACCCGAGCCGGGGGTAGGCCTGTACATCGCGACGGGCACCTCGGTCGATCACGCCTACGGTGTTGATCATACGGTCGCTGCCTTCGTGTGGGAGTTACGCCCGGCGTCGTGCTGCTTCTACGTGCCGGAGAACCAAATTGATCCGATCAATCGCGAGAGCTGGAACGGCGCACGTGCGCTGCTCGATTGGAGTGTCGGCCCACCGTACCTCGTGGATGTGGAAGCGCGCCAGCAGAGCGCCGGCGCGGCGTTCGACGCGGTCGTCTATCAAGCCGGATGGAGTGACGCGGTGAACGGCCGCACGTTGTCGGTAGCGAACCTTGCCGGCCAATTGCAACCGGGCCGTTTGCGTCTGACCCTGCATTTCTCGAAGCCGATGCCTGCGGGTAGTTCACCGCAAGTGACCCTTGGCCGTATTGCTCCGTTCAACGAAGTAACGGCAACGGTTGTTGCTCCCGGCGAAGGCTGGCAGACGACGCTCGGCAACGATACCAACAATACCTGGATCGGCGAAGTCGACATCCCCGCCTACGGCGACGGTACGCTGCCGTGGCAACTCGCGGTGCGGGTGCAAGACGGCGTAGGTTCAGCGCTCGACGCGCAACCCGCCACGATCGCCAACTACGGGTTCGGCAGCGACCACTGGTTGGATGACGAGAGCGGATCCGACCTGCAGCACCTCTTGCCAACGAGCGTGAGCCTCGGTCCACTACCCAGCGCGACGGCGACGACTACACGTGTCCCCACACCGACACGGACGCCAACGCGGACGCGGAGCGCGTCACCGACGCGTACGGCGACGCGCACGCGCCGCCCGACCATCACACTCACCCCGACGTGGACGCGCCGCCCGACCCGAACGCCAACCGCCACGCGCACCCGCACATCAACGGCCACCCGCACGCCGAGCGCTACACCAACCTCAACCCGGCGCCCGACGCGCACGCGGACGCCACTGTAGCCGCCGGCGTTCAGCCGGTTCCAGATAGTGGCTTCGGATTTCCGCTGCGCAAGCAGTCCGCGACGAACTGGAGACAATCTATCCGCTTTGGTAGAAGGTCGGCATGACGGAGACCGGGATCGTTGTCGATCCGCGCTACCTCGATCACGACACCGGCCGCGGCCATCCCGAACGGCGTGAGCGCATCGCCGTGTTGTTGCAGATGCTCGGCGAACAGCGCGACCGATTTCACGCGATCGCGCCGCGCGCGGCCACCGGCGAGGAGCTGGCGCTGGTACACGACGGCGCGTTCGTGGAGGACGTCGCCAAGACCCAACACCTCGCCCACTTCGCCTTCGATGCCGATACGCCGGTGTCGCCGCAATCGTACCAGACCGCCTGTCTGGCGGCGGGTGGATTTCTCGCGCTGCTCGATGCGATCATGGCCGGCAGCGTACACAACGGTTTCGCCTTCGTCCGTCCGCCGGGGCATCACGCCGAGCGCACGCGGGCGATGGGTTTCTGCATATTCAACAACGTCGCCATCGGGGCCGAGTACCTGCGCCGCGTCCACGGTCTGTCGCGCGTGCTGGTGATGGATTGGGATCTGCATCACGGCAACGGCACGCAGCATATGTTCGAGCGCGATCCGGGTGTCCTCTACGTCTCCACGCACCAGTATCCATTTTATCCCGGCACCGGCGCGATGGACGAGTGCGGTCGCAGCGAGGGTGAAGGCTTCACGGTGAATATCCCCTTCCCTGCCGGCTGCGCTGACGCCGAGTTCGCCGAGGCGTTCACCACCGTGATCGAACCGATCGCACACCAGTTCGAACCAGAGTTCGTGCTGATTTCCGCCGGCTTCGATGCGCACGCACGCGATCCGCTCGGCGGCTTGGCGGTCACTGAGGCCGGCTTCGATCTGATGACTCGCTCGCTCCTTGATATCGCCCGCCGCTACGCCAAGGGGCGCTGCGCGGCGATCCTCGAAGGTGGTTACGATCTCACCGCCATCCGCAACTCCTCCGCCACGGTACTGGACGAACTCGGCGCTGGTGGTGGCGAGATCCATTCGGCCCCAGCCAGCCGCGCGACGGCGATCCTGGAACACGTTCGCAAAATTCAAGGGCGGTACTGGAAGTGGTGAGTCGCCTTGGTTGATGACTCGTCGGAGGTGCCCGTGACCGCGCTTTACCTCAGAAATGGAGCGATATCTCCACGCGTCATTCCGGCGAAAGCCGGAATCCAGGCTCAAGCCCCATGCCCCCATGGATACCGGCTTTCGCCGGTATGACGAATTCACTGCCGGGATTTCTTGTGCAAAGCCCCATGACCGTAACCCGCTGTCGTACGCGGCTTGCAATCCTGACGCTGGTCGTCGGCCTTACGACGCATGCAGCTACCGCTACCGATCCCCAGGAGGCAGATATGGCTCTCTCGCTCACGTCTTCCGCGTTCACCAACGGCGGAGAGATTCCGCGGATTCACACCTGCGACGGCAACGATGTCTCGCCGTCATTGACCTGGAGCGGCGTGCCGGCGGGTGCACGCAGCCTCGCACTCATCGTCGACGATCCCGATGCGCCGGATCCAGCCGCGCCAAAGATGACCTGGGTGCACTGGGTCCTGTACAACATCCCGGCATCGGCTAGCGGACTGCCGCAAGGTGTGACCGCGAACGATCTGCCCGTGGGAACGAAGCAAGGTCTCAACGATTGGAAGCGCACCGGCTACGGTGGTCCCTGCCCGCCAATCGGCCGGCATCGGTACTTCCACAAACTCTACGCGCTCGACACCGTGCTAGGCGGTTTGGACACAGCGACCAAGGCGCAGCTCGAGGCGGCGATGAAGGGCCATGTCGTCGCGCGCGCCGAGTTGGTCGGAACCTACCAGCACGCGCAGTAGCGACAGCGAGACGATGGGGTTGTCGCGGTACGCCAAGCTGGCGTG is a window encoding:
- a CDS encoding membrane integrity-associated transporter subunit PqiC, which gives rise to MRRALRGVSGLVIVLVGCSLSAPQVRYFEIRPTAAAKKEGAQLPSILVPDFSCIAAYDHLRLVIRKSPVEVVSSRNLQWTTTPGRMLAQGLRSRLEATGRFETVRREANPRPPYVIEALVQTIELSTEQAATARLALHLNVRRSADGSVIGEEFVDESRTVTGRDQADGILALRDLYSQILDGVSDNIIAVIERDLQRPAAHAER
- a CDS encoding MCE family protein, which translates into the protein MRTRAQTARLGLFIAIAFGLLLIALVIISGRAFLQQRDYYTTVFSETVSGLEVGAAVKMLGVRVGRIDSFRVRTDGVDKVAVELSLDHGTPIRKNARASLSGSGITGLMFVEITGGTADAELVPPGGEIPGGSSVLSTITGKAEDIALKADEVLNRILNLTEAKSVGNLKQSLENIESATGKLKDVLENLDTAMPAFVKASERLNPLMTDLGDAAVAIRNASGAVTSVAGDTHKVVVNLQTLTRADGPIQTAVDQLGRTLQTANTMLGGEHAEQMSAEVRTALRSFTDTMNQLTLVLSASGQDVRRISNSLRATAENLEEFARAIRENPSLLIRPTEQEE
- a CDS encoding ATP-binding cassette domain-containing protein codes for the protein MTKEALIEAENVVVEFGEHRVLHGLTLTIHAGEVVCLIGGSGSGKTTSLRAMLGLVTPTRGTIRVLGVDLMHADEAERTKVARQMGMLFQHSALLGGLTTEENVALPLTQRGDLTPDMIRSLARTRLAQVGLGDAVTNYPRELSGGMQKRAALARAVVHEPRLVFCDEPSSGLDPATVVAIDELMVRLRDDIGAALVVVTHHPASVKRIADRVVLLRNGTVAADGSVAAVRALGDPWIDGFFSEDVAPPSHGLNMAEALGLVAARGAAA
- a CDS encoding MlaE family lipid ABC transporter permease subunit; this encodes MASEAGADEAAVAAPAEVRTMAGAKRLLAQGHAELTQRHGLAVDLRDCATIGSNGAAALLSLKTVAEQAGLSFSLRGVSPAQLEELSHLPAPHMHGEGAEHHSSLFVFLGSIAEDVAEQCVDFISLIADTAYWSACRLLRRGPWRPGQFVRESIAIGNEGLPIVAVVSLLVGLVTAFQAADQLRQFGASIFIANLVGLGVLREMGPLITAILIAGRSGSAMAAELGTMAVEEEIDALRVMGIDPVPYLVVPKAFATVVGVPALTMLANCFGVLGGFLIAVGYLDLSPDAFYAQLTSALVPWDLMTGMIKSVLFAIVIVSVGCHFGLRLRGGAEDVGRAATNAVVASLFLIILVDGIYVTIETLVR
- a CDS encoding zinc carboxypeptidase; this encodes MRSIWLLVLALSIAPGVFAQSYVADERLRANRLATLKEQLGNRTDATFTQALDALVASDAPGTLDVWEHALATTDGARRPELLRRFAAVRDRLTRRERIARVVRLATSRAQLARVQQALEEQGGPLNLTLWHTDGDHVVVALSPAAYERLAAAGIAGDVLFNSVSEWQHAQRRGAATAVRIMPHYQSNAAANDHRARILVFDLAAGPVDAAQYLLADHENVVARNDRYLAYLDIVPRHHRHIYLRQRYRQHGLRIVAMLPVDRFDTAGRRFFPELEGSALTIGSAASLDGQFHSYAEVAAELQDLAARYPGIASLSSLGPTYEGREIWALKISRDVTVDDPNKPDVLFTGCHHAREWISVEPPMYFAHRLLDDYATDDSVRYFVDHAEIWIVPIVNPDGLAYSQRSANSAGDSVRYWRKNRRPIRTASCGSGVGVDLNRNYNFMWRLASDRPCPTTFDDQGASDDPGDFQLYRGPSPLSELEVQAIAALTANPAHNFISRVDFHNYSQLVLYPWDFGTSPSADANTQAQLGAMLAQRLSATNGVHYTPEPGVGLYIATGTSVDHAYGVDHTVAAFVWELRPASCCFYVPENQIDPINRESWNGARALLDWSVGPPYLVDVEARQQSAGAAFDAVVYQAGWSDAVNGRTLSVANLAGQLQPGRLRLTLHFSKPMPAGSSPQVTLGRIAPFNEVTATVVAPGEGWQTTLGNDTNNTWIGEVDIPAYGDGTLPWQLAVRVQDGVGSALDAQPATIANYGFGSDHWLDDESGSDLQHLLPTSVSLGPLPSATATTTRVPTPTRTPTRTRSASPTRTATRTRRPTITLTPTWTRRPTRTPTATRTRTSTATRTPSATPTSTRRPTRTRTPL
- a CDS encoding histone deacetylase, with the translated sequence MTETGIVVDPRYLDHDTGRGHPERRERIAVLLQMLGEQRDRFHAIAPRAATGEELALVHDGAFVEDVAKTQHLAHFAFDADTPVSPQSYQTACLAAGGFLALLDAIMAGSVHNGFAFVRPPGHHAERTRAMGFCIFNNVAIGAEYLRRVHGLSRVLVMDWDLHHGNGTQHMFERDPGVLYVSTHQYPFYPGTGAMDECGRSEGEGFTVNIPFPAGCADAEFAEAFTTVIEPIAHQFEPEFVLISAGFDAHARDPLGGLAVTEAGFDLMTRSLLDIARRYAKGRCAAILEGGYDLTAIRNSSATVLDELGAGGGEIHSAPASRATAILEHVRKIQGRYWKW
- a CDS encoding YbhB/YbcL family Raf kinase inhibitor-like protein gives rise to the protein MALSLTSSAFTNGGEIPRIHTCDGNDVSPSLTWSGVPAGARSLALIVDDPDAPDPAAPKMTWVHWVLYNIPASASGLPQGVTANDLPVGTKQGLNDWKRTGYGGPCPPIGRHRYFHKLYALDTVLGGLDTATKAQLEAAMKGHVVARAELVGTYQHAQ